DNA sequence from the Oxalobacteraceae sp. CFBP 8761 genome:
TGGTCTCGGTGCCGGACGTCATGCGCGAAATCGACAAGCTGGCCGCGGCCGGCGTCGAAGTCGTCTCGCGCCTGATGATCTCGGAAGCCTGCCCGATCATCCTGCCGTACCACGTCGCCATCGACAAGGCACGCGAACTCAAGCGTGGCGAGAACAAGATCGGCACCACGGGCAAGGGCATCGGCCCGGCCTACGAAGACAAGGTCGCCCGCCGCGCCATCCGCATCGCCGACCTGCTCAACGCAGAGCGCTTTGCCGAGAAGCTCAAAGAGAACCTCGACTACCACAACCATGTGCTGGTGAACTACCTGGGCGCCGAAGCGATCGACTTCCAGACCACGTTCGACGACGCGATGGCCCTCGTGCCACGCCTGCGTCCGATGGTCGGCGACGTGTCGTCCGCCCTGTACGCGGCGCACAAAGCCGGCGGCAAGCTGCTGTTCGAAGGCGCGCAGGGTTCGCTCCTGGACGTCGATCACGGCACCTATCCGTTCGTCACCTCGTCCAACTGCGTGGCCGGCAATGCCGCTGCCGGCGCTGGCGTCGGTCCGAACATGCTGCACTACATCCTGGGCATCACCAAGGCCTACACCACCCGCGTCGGTTCGGGCCCGTTCCCGGCCGAACTGCCAACCGACGCTGGCGTCGGCGAGCACCTGTCGCGCGTGGGCCACGAGTTTGGCACCGTCACGGGCCGCGCCCGTCGCTGCGGCTGGTTCGACGCTGCGCTGCTGCGCCGCTCGGTCCAGATCAATGGCGTGTCGGGCATGTGCCTGACCAAGCTGGACGTGCTGGACGGCATCGAGTCGCTCAAGCTGTGCACCGGCTACAAGATCGACGGCCGCGCGGTCGACATCTTCCCGGTCGGCGCTGAAGACGCAGCCCGCTGCGAGCCAGTGTACGAAGAGATGCCAGGCTGGACCGAAAGCACCGTCGGCGCCAAGTCGATGGAAGAGCTGCCGGCCAACGCCCGCGCCTACATCCAGCGCATCGAAGAACTGGTCGGCGTGCCGATCGACATGGTCTCGACCGGTCCTGACCGCGAAGAAACGATCGTGCTGCGCCACCCGTTCGCGGCATAACGACAAAATCTGGAGTCAAAAAAGATGAATTCCCCTGTATCGACGGAAAAAGACCTGTGGGTCTCATGGGACGAATACCACCGCCTGATCGAGCGCCTGGCGCTGCAAGTGTATGAATCGGGCTGGAAGTTCGACCAGGTCCTGTGCCTGGCGCGCGGCGGTGTGCGTCCGGGCGACGTGTTCTCGCGCATCTTCGATGTGCCACTGGCGATCCTGTCGACCAGCTCGTACCGCGAAGAAGCGGGCACCAAGCAAGGTGACCTGGACATCTCGAAGTACATGACGATGACCAAGGGTCCACTGGCCGGCCGCGTGCTGCTGGTCGACGATCTGGCCGACTCGGGCGTGACGCTGCGTAAAGTCAGCCAGCACCTGACCGAGAACTACCCGCAGGTCACCGAAGTCAAATCGGCGGTCATCTGGGTCAAGGGCACGTCGTCGATTCGTCCGGACTATTTCCTGGACGATCTGCCGCACAACCCATGGATTCACCAGCCGTTCGAAGAGTACGATGGCCTGCGTCCGCATCAGCTGGCGGCCTGGCTGAAAAAGTTCGAGAAATAATCGTTCGAGAAGTAGCCCGTTCGTTCATCGAGCGGTCGAAGCGGGGACAGGCAGCAGCCTGTTCCCGCTTTTTTTATGCCACAGTCGGGCGCCAAGAAGCTGTCTATGCAACCATGCCCTCTGGTAAGATTGCGTCTGTCCCAAAGTCGGTCAACCCAACAATAACAAGCCATGACCCAAAGCTTTTTCTCCACCTTCATCCTGCTCATCCTCGTGACCGACCCGTTCGGTAACGTCCCGCTGTTCGCGGCCGCCCTGAAAGACACCCCGCTCGAGCGCCGCAACCGCATCGTGATTCGCGAGTGCGCGATTGCTTTCGTGCTGTTGCTGGTGTTCATGTTCTTCGGCAAGCACTTCCTGGAAGCACTGCACCTGAGCCCGATCGCGCTGCGCATCGGCGGCGCCGTGATCCTGTTGATGATCGCAATCCGCATGATCTTCCCGCACCCCGATGGCGTGCTGGGCAAGAGCGAAGGGGGCGAGCCGTTCATCGTGCCACTGGCGATTCCTGCGCTGGCCGGCCCATCGGCGCTGGCCACCGTGCTGCTGCTGTCGGCCACCAGCTTTACTGAAACGATGGTCCACGTGGCCGCACTGGCGGCAGTCGGCATCGTCTGGCTGGCCGTGTTCCTCAGCGCCGAGAAGCTGCAGCAAAAGCTCGGTCCGCAGGTCATGACGGCGTTCGAGCGCCTGATGGGCCTGATCCTGACTGCAATGGCGGTCGAGATGCTGCTGGGCGGTATTCGCGAGTTTGTGCGGACGCTGTAACGCTCGCGTCACGCTCGTTTTACGCTGGCGTGCGTGAGCGAAGCGGCAAATCTGGCACACTTCGCTTGCGCGATGTGCGCGGATCAACACGAAGCATCATGGGTATGAATCAGGTAGTGGGAGCGCCGACGGACGTGCGGCAAGAACCGTCATTATTCCTCGGCGACGGCACGGTGCGTGCGCTGATGCGCGAACACGACTGGACTACTTCGCCACTCGGGCATCCGCGCGACTGGCCGCAGGCGTTGCGCACGACCGTTGCACTGATGCTCGACTCCAAGTTTCCGATGTTCGTCGCCTGGGGCGACGAACTCGGCTTCCTGTATAACGATGCCTACAGCGTGATCCTGGGCGCCAAGCATCCGGCGTCGCTCGGCCTGCGTTTTTGTGATGTGTG
Encoded proteins:
- a CDS encoding adenylosuccinate synthase, which codes for MSNTNVAKNVVVIGTQWGDEGKGKIVDWLTDHAAGVVRFQGGHNAGHTLVIKGQKTALQLIPSGIMREGVACYIGNGVVVSVPDVMREIDKLAAAGVEVVSRLMISEACPIILPYHVAIDKARELKRGENKIGTTGKGIGPAYEDKVARRAIRIADLLNAERFAEKLKENLDYHNHVLVNYLGAEAIDFQTTFDDAMALVPRLRPMVGDVSSALYAAHKAGGKLLFEGAQGSLLDVDHGTYPFVTSSNCVAGNAAAGAGVGPNMLHYILGITKAYTTRVGSGPFPAELPTDAGVGEHLSRVGHEFGTVTGRARRCGWFDAALLRRSVQINGVSGMCLTKLDVLDGIESLKLCTGYKIDGRAVDIFPVGAEDAARCEPVYEEMPGWTESTVGAKSMEELPANARAYIQRIEELVGVPIDMVSTGPDREETIVLRHPFAA
- a CDS encoding phosphoribosyltransferase, which produces MNSPVSTEKDLWVSWDEYHRLIERLALQVYESGWKFDQVLCLARGGVRPGDVFSRIFDVPLAILSTSSYREEAGTKQGDLDISKYMTMTKGPLAGRVLLVDDLADSGVTLRKVSQHLTENYPQVTEVKSAVIWVKGTSSIRPDYFLDDLPHNPWIHQPFEEYDGLRPHQLAAWLKKFEK
- a CDS encoding MarC family protein; the protein is MTQSFFSTFILLILVTDPFGNVPLFAAALKDTPLERRNRIVIRECAIAFVLLLVFMFFGKHFLEALHLSPIALRIGGAVILLMIAIRMIFPHPDGVLGKSEGGEPFIVPLAIPALAGPSALATVLLLSATSFTETMVHVAALAAVGIVWLAVFLSAEKLQQKLGPQVMTAFERLMGLILTAMAVEMLLGGIREFVRTL